In Syntrophobacterales bacterium, a single window of DNA contains:
- a CDS encoding FAD-binding protein, whose amino-acid sequence MIKESLIVEFQRIAGKENVLTTPEALKAYSYDGTTNWIHEPDVVVFPTTTQAVSEIMKIANAEKIPVTPRGGGTNVSGGSVPWHGGIVLCTTKMNKILKVDKENLTATVEPGVVLQELTLRLAKDGLFFPPDPQSFLGATLGGIIAENAGGPACVKYGVTKQYILGIEVVLPNGEIVNLGGRTLKNVVGYDLLHIFISSEGTLGVVTRAELKLNPIPPAKRTIMAVYADVAVAGQSVFRVLENGVIPGKIELLDNWVINRIEEMMPMGLPRDADAVLLFEVDGIEEAVAKETEKIIDIVKKYGAVDVRAAKDQAEADKFWMGRKAGFAAIFGKAKTVFAEDVTVPRGNIPALINKCKELAKKHNVEIVVLGHAGDGNLHPAILTDINNKEHYARAVSAMDGIIESAVELGGVLSGEHGIGLEKQKFFMRVTNPVVVKMMKDVKALFDPNNIMNPGKIWD is encoded by the coding sequence ATGATAAAAGAATCATTGATAGTTGAATTTCAAAGGATTGCCGGTAAAGAGAATGTCCTCACGACGCCTGAGGCGTTGAAGGCATATTCCTATGACGGGACCACAAACTGGATACATGAGCCCGATGTAGTGGTATTCCCCACCACCACGCAAGCAGTTTCCGAGATTATGAAGATTGCCAATGCTGAAAAAATCCCCGTAACTCCCAGGGGTGGGGGCACAAACGTGAGCGGTGGGTCTGTTCCCTGGCACGGCGGAATTGTTCTCTGCACGACGAAGATGAACAAGATATTGAAAGTGGACAAAGAGAACCTTACCGCCACCGTGGAGCCCGGGGTTGTCCTTCAGGAACTGACGCTCAGACTCGCTAAGGATGGTCTTTTCTTCCCACCTGACCCCCAGAGTTTCCTGGGTGCAACCCTCGGCGGCATTATTGCCGAGAATGCCGGTGGTCCCGCGTGCGTCAAATACGGCGTAACAAAGCAGTATATCCTGGGCATTGAAGTGGTATTGCCTAACGGTGAAATTGTCAATCTCGGCGGCCGGACCTTGAAAAACGTCGTGGGTTATGACCTGCTTCATATCTTTATCAGTTCCGAAGGCACCCTTGGGGTGGTAACAAGGGCAGAATTAAAACTTAACCCCATTCCTCCTGCAAAAAGGACCATCATGGCGGTATATGCAGATGTGGCAGTAGCCGGCCAGAGTGTCTTTAGGGTTCTCGAAAATGGCGTAATACCCGGCAAGATAGAACTTCTCGACAACTGGGTAATCAACAGGATTGAAGAGATGATGCCGATGGGGCTTCCCAGGGACGCAGACGCGGTGCTCCTTTTCGAAGTTGACGGCATTGAAGAAGCCGTTGCCAAGGAAACCGAAAAGATTATCGATATTGTAAAGAAATATGGCGCCGTGGATGTAAGGGCTGCTAAGGATCAGGCCGAGGCCGACAAGTTTTGGATGGGAAGAAAGGCCGGTTTTGCGGCGATTTTCGGCAAAGCAAAAACGGTTTTCGCAGAAGACGTGACCGTGCCGAGGGGAAACATACCCGCCCTTATCAATAAATGCAAGGAGTTGGCAAAGAAGCACAATGTTGAGATTGTGGTGCTTGGTCATGCCGGCGATGGAAACCTCCATCCGGCAATCCTCACAGACATCAACAATAAGGAACATTATGCCAGGGCAGTAAGCGCGATGGACGGGATCATCGAGAGCGCTGTCGAACTCGGCGGCGTGCTCTCGGGGGAACATGGCATAGGCCTTGAAAAGCAGAAATTCTTCATGAGGGTCACGAACCCTGTCGTTGTAAAAATGATGAAGGATGTGAAGGCGCTTTTTGACCCCAACAATATCATGAACCCGGGCAAGATCTGGGATTAG